The Ziziphus jujuba cultivar Dongzao chromosome 1, ASM3175591v1 genome segment AGAATCGAACATACAATCAGGAACTTGTCCTCAAGTGGATTAACCGGAGAGATTCCTCCTTCTGTATCCAATCTCAAGATGATTCAAATTTTGTAAGTATGCATGTTTTGGTAATTCTGTGAGGCGAGCTAGAGGGACTAAATCAGGTGGCAACCAATACAATATTGCTATTTATTTCTTTCAGGGATCTATCAAACAATAAGTTTACTGGATCACTGCCAGACTTTTCTCAGTTGACAAACTTGACGGTCTTGTAAGTGATCTGGGTGCGGGGCTTACACATGGTGCATCCTGATTTGttatgatttttataaatttggtgATTTATTTATGggagtatatatatgtttgcagAAACCTGGAGAATAACATTCTCATAGGTTCAGTTCCAGCTGGACTCGTAGAAAAGTGGAATAATAATATGCTCTTATTAAGGTATGCTTGTCCAGCGTGAAACCATAAACCATTAATTGGTTAACAAATTTTGCGCTAACATAATCACCACCAACttagcttcattttttttttttttttgggtgccaAACTACTACATAATTCAtacaaattatcaaatatatgcAGTGTGTGTGGAAATGAAGATCTAATTTCACCAGTCTCTTGCAAAAACAAGCAGAAGAATATGGCTATTATTGCAATAGTGGCATCAACTGTTGGAGTTTTCGTCGTGTTATTAACCGTTTCAGCAATTTGGTGGGGCCTTAGAAGGAAAAGACAGCAACGTAAGAATACCATCCATATATCTACTGAAcaattcttctttcttttttttttctttgtgagcatatatgtatatatatatggttccaTTAATTCTCCTAGGCGACCAGGATATTATGTTGGGCGACTAAGTCTTACAACATGTTGCAACAGGTGTAAAATCAAAATCGATGTTCCATAATATATTGTGAGACGCCGTGTCATCTAAGCATACCATGGACTTTGTAACCTAGTAGAATGTTTTCCTATATATTATTAGTTCCATTCTCCTGGGCTTTATAGGCCAAGATATTATGTTGGTGACTATGTCTCTTTACATGTTACGAGATACTATATCACCCAATAGAATAATTTCTTAGGTATGTTAGTTCCCTTCTCCTAAGATCACAAAGTTCAGTTATTGCTTATAATGAACAGTTATTGCACTATCATCCACCGTTGAAAATGGATCACTGGAATCAAAGAAACAACAATTTACATACTCTGAAGTACTCACAATAACTAAGAACTTTGAGAAGGTTCTTGGTAAAGGCGGATTTGGAACAACTTACCATGGCCACCTAGGTGATACTCAGGTAGCTGTAAAAATGCTGTCTCCATCCGCTGCTCGAGGACATCAACAATTTCATGCTGAGGTAGGTAATTTAATTACAAGTAATgtaacaaaatcaaaataagacctcCATTGTGTGTTTATGGTGATTAAAGTAACACATGCTAATTCTCAAAATGCCGCAGGCAAATCTTCTAACTAGAGTGCATCATAGAAACTTAACAAAACTGGTTGGATACTGCAATGATGGAACTAATACCGGGCTTATCTATGAGTACATGGCCAATGGAAACTTGCAAGCACGTCTCTCAGGTTAGCAAATTTTCTTTCCAATTGGTTGtaatgatattttttgttttacccaaaaaataaataaataaataaataaaacggagacttgaatatatattttttttatgggtatgTAGATGAGTATTCAAAAATCTTGATGTGGGAAGTTAGACTTCGAATTGCATTGCAGGCTGCACAAGGTTAGCAAGTTAATGATTCTTTCAAATATTCTCTCTAGACTACtgactagttttttttttcatttatgagAAATTGTAACTAATAAACTCATGGTGTTTGGTGCATAGGACTGGAATATCTTCATGATGGTTGTAAGCCTCCAATAGTCCACAGAGATGTGAAATCCACAAATATCTTGCTAAATGAAAATCTTCAGGCCAAGCTATCTGATTTCGGTCTATCCAAAACATTTTCAACTGATAGTACTGATAAATCTCATATATCAACCACAGTAGTTGCTGGAACTCCAGGGTACCTTGACCCCGAgtaagtttgtttgtttgtttgttttttttttttttttttttttttttttcagggaattattttattaagtttttttaattgcatCCACATGATTTAATATGCAGGTACTACATATCAAACAGATTAAATGAGAAGAGTGATGTTTATAGCTTTGGGGTAGTATTATTGGAGATTATTACAGGTCGACCTGCCATTTCTAAATCTCATCATGATCGGAGCATACACGTCAGTAATTGGATTACTTCCATAATTAGAAATGGGGACATTAAAAGAATTGTTGATTCAAGGTTAGAgggaaattttgatataaactCAGCCTGGAAAGTTGTTGAATTAGCAATCAACTGTGTCTCTTCCAAATCCACCCAAAGGCCATCCATGAGTCAAGTAGTGATTGAACTAAAGGAGTGTTTGGATAAAGGAATTGCTTCGACAGAGGAGAGTGGCGATATTGATTGGAAAGACTCCATTGAAACGTGGCCTTTGAATCCAATCACTCAGCTGAGTCCCTCAGTTAGATAGGATTTGTGGCTGTGTATGAAGCACTCGTTTTGTACTGAAATATATTAAGCAGACTAGATGGTAAAATCCTCATGACATGATGatcataatgcataatttaatttttctcgtTGACTGTATTTCAATTATTCAAATTATGGATGCGGATTGATTATAACCACTGTGGCCAATTTGAGGAGATGGCCAATGGAAAGTTTAGTAGATTTGTTCCCCAGTATTAACACCCAAAAATAGCTTGTGTACACAAGCTATCTGTGTAAAAACAGAGCACCTCTCTGTCGAAACAGAGCATCTCTAGCATGCAAAGAAGCTTAAAAAAATGGCACATCCACATGTCATTGTATAAAACTTGGGGCTTGGTTAATTTTCTCTTCTTTGTCAAACAGTTCTAGACAGCATCTAGCATGTATCAGTTCCATCATATACATACATTTTTGGGGGGGGCATAAATACTCATTTCTCTATCTTTAAACTACATTTCCTACGTGCCTTCAAATGCTAAAACCTTATAAAGTCTAGCTTACATTATTGTTTTGTGATACCaatttgttgaatattcacatTAACAAAATGCAAGAGCCGGGAtttgtaaagaaaataaattgaaggGGATGGATTTTGTTGGACAGGAAACgacttaattatatatggtcataatgcataatttatttCTATCATTTGATTACATAAATGCATGGATTTGCAGACGGTTCAAAGTCCTCGCTTCATCTTTAATTTGGAAAGAGACAAAAATTCATTAAGAACCAAGAATTTATAAATAACATTGAAAATGAGCATTCGCGCATCCAAATATTGGTTAATTTCGCAGTCACAAAGGGGTTGGAAATACATATAGAGAGAGCATATATTCTGCTAGCGCTCACAAGTTGGCCAATGGCAATTGCCAGGGCTGGATCCTTGGACGTTCATTGCAAACAATTTGATCCTGTAGGTTCAAGTTCAACTACTAATCAAATAGTCAGGTATGCAAAACCTTTTTTCCATTCTCCGACAAGCTAAAGGAGATTTGCCCAATGTAAAGTTTAGAAGATTGTGCCCTGTATTTGGAGTGAACTTTTATGGCTATTTCTGCAAAACCGAAGCCTGGTAGTTAGTTAGCAATTTCTAATTCTACTTTCACTATGCAAaagtcacatatatatatatatatatgtttaaaaagtGCACATGCAAATGTCACTGCCATATAAATGCTAAATAGTTGCTGTATTTGAGGCTATAAAACATCACAATTTGTGACCCtgttctttctctctcttctttgttCTGCAGATAGCTAGAGAGAATCTGGTACTGGCGGGACCCACTTGGtcttttaatgttttaattgGAATAATATATGAGGGAATGTTAGaatttatatatctaaatatacataataatttttattaagtctaaaatattaatgtttaaatataattattaataaattaaatttttaattttgtaaaataaaaaataatgtaatagtAGTATCTATGGATATATTACTTTAGAACCGTTCTCAATGATTTCTAAAAATCCTAATCTCAAAAATATTGTATGTATTTGTTTGCTTGCTCTAAACCTTTTATAGTTTCTACAAGTTAgatttatccattaattttaacgcagatcaaaataataataatttaataatataataatgatagaaaaatatatataagccaATGGACCAACCGGAGTATTACAGAAAGTGTATGACCAAAgatcctactacaaaataataaacaaatcgATTCCATTAATAACATAAATGAATTCTATAAATAAGTAACTAATTATGCTAGAtctacaaatatttatttatttaacaggAACAGGAACAACTGCATCATGATAAACTCTAGCAATAATATTAACATGTACCCGAAGCCCTTTCCCATGGCCGTGGAGGTTAGAGTAATTTAATGAGATTTTTCAGATAGAGGACTCCCAATCCTGATGCATAATTAAACACCATTCTTCAATTTCACTTTTGTAACTTAGATTGTCTTCAGATATGGAACTCCTTAAGGACTCAATATGAAATATAGACGTGTTCCTTTAACCCTGAAAGCAATCCTGTAGATAGGTTTCTCACGGTCGGGCAGTAGAAACTCTTTCAAGAAAAAGGCTTCCACAAAAGGTGGATCCCACTTAtttccacaaagaaaaaagaaaaaaagaaaaagagaaaaaaggtgGTATTACCTGAAAGTACGAagcaatttcaataaattttaatgttaCCTGAAAGGATCACATCCACGTGGTATTACTATTTTCTTAAAAGTCTATTGAGTATTGACTGGGTTGAAATCCGAAAGTGAACCGACATATCAAATCAAATTGATCCATGGCCGAACCTTCGGCTTTGACTGGGTCATGTTGAATGAttctaaattgtttttttcttttaaattcatttgatggtaaatttttaattaataatataaaaatcaattcgaattaaaaattgtttgatttcaatttcaattgataaaagttattattattattattcttatatatatatatatatataaatatatatatatacacgtgagTTTTGTTTGTTActtaaaaaaaccaatttcatTAAAGAGTTGAAGAATtgagtttattatatatttccGTAGTTTTCAAAGTTGACCATTTCTTTACATTAATGGTCGATCGCTTGCGTCAGTCCAACCAAAAAACACGCGTTATTGTATCTTCTATGAAAGTGTGGTAACGCGGTCCCCGTACACTTTTGTCTGATATAAAAAGCGCTAGATAGTCCTTTTCCTATCAATTACACCACACTCATCCTTTACCAGTTGAACTCTATtttcagttatatatatatggcaatcaccatatatatctaaaacagtcggaatatttttttctttttccccttcaaTTTTCAGTTATATTTTGGAAAAGCTTACGTACTAGGTgtgttttctaatatatatatgagagCAACTGCTTTGGCTCTTGCTGCTAATGCTACacttaagtaattaattaactgTTATTTGTAAGTCAAAACTAACTTCGTTGTTATCAGCCTTCTTCTTCAATTAAACAGGAAATTAATATGGTGATGTTGCGGACGTTGAAGCATTTCCTTGCATTGCTTGTTGCTACAGGTGGCTTTGCTCTTTTAGCTCATGCCCAAAATCAAAGaggtattaatttattttttatacacatACACTTTCTCTCATCaacaatcattttttatttagaatctGTTCCGGATAATGTCTATATATTCACATGTGGATAGATGTGTTATAAAAATTTACACATCTACCCATATGTGTATAGGCGTTTTTTGGTACACTTTGTTCtggatgagaaaaaaattttatacatacatTATCTGCAAGTAACTTAAAAGAActtaattatacatattattatacAAATTTGCTGTCCTTAGAAGCAGCAAAGTTGCTTATAAGTCATTAGTATTCTCTCAATATAAtcatcaatatttatatcaaattgtTATGTATTTTAGAATATGTGTCCAATTATTCAAAATATATGCAATTAAATTCATGTGTGTTTGTGATCAGGGTTCCTCAGCATAGATTGCAGCCTACCACGTAATTCTAGTTATTATGAGAAGACAACAGGCTTGTTTTACATTTCAGACGCAGGGTTCACAGACAGTGGTGAAAGTATTTTCCTATTACCAGAAAACAGAGGCACTTACCAACAGCAGATGTGGTCTCTGAGAAGCTTTCCGGAAGGAATCAGGAACTGTTACAGAATAAATGTTACAAGTGGGGCCAAATATTTGATCAGAACGACGTTCTTGTATGGGAATTATGATGGAAAAAATACTCTACCGAAATTCGACGTCCATCTTGGGTCGAACTTATGGGATACAGTAAGTATAACAGACGCATCCGAGGCTATAGTCATGCAGATCATACATGTTCCTTCTCAGAACTACTTACATGTTTGTCTGGTGAAAACGGAAGACTCGTCCACTCCATTTATTACGTCCATAGAATTACGGCCTTTGAATAATACTGCTTATCAAACCCAAATGGGGTCTCTGGCTTTAGTCAATCGCTACGACACTGGCACCCCTAAAGTTGAAACCGGATACAGGTACGTACCGTTGCCAGTTTGAGAGTGATTTTGAAAAGGCTAAGATCACTTCCAAATAGATAAAAACTTTTCATATAATGTTTGGTTAGAAAATCTAAAATCACTTTTTAgtgattttcttgaaaaatcgcCTATTTAATTAAGTGATTCTTAAAAAATCAGTTAAAGTGATTTCTAAGAATTTCACTTCCTAACCGACCCGTGGTCATCTGTaaccaattaattattttaattaagaaGCTTATTATTGATAGTTGTTATTAGATATATAGAGAAAGGAAGTTTTAATTAGCGATTGAGTGCTAACTGACTTCGACCAACTACTGCACATGCTATggtcaaataaaaaaactctaTAGTCTAATACGAAGAAGTTAATTAACATTGAATTGTTGATTAGGTATCCCTTTGATGCTTATGATCGCTCCTGGTCTAGCTATAACCCCAGTAATTGGACTAGTTTAAGTAGCTCGCTGACCAACGATATTAATGTTCGAAATTCATACCAACCACCACCTATCGTCATGAGCACTGCTGCCACAcgcaaaaagaaaagagattcCTTGGACTTTTGGCTACCGAATGGCAACTCTTCGGAATTATATTACATCTTCATGCACTTCGCGGAACTCCAAAAGCTCAAAGACAACCAGATTAGGGAATTCAATATTTCATATGATGATGTGGAGAACTGGTCTGGACCTCATTCTCCTCGTTACTTATCACTAACCACTGTGTTCAGCTCTCGAGGACTGAAGGGAGGACGTCGTATTTCAATCTATGCGACTCATAACTCAACTCTTCCACCCATCATTAATGCCTATGAAGTTTATATGGTTAAAGAATTCTTAACATCAGAAGCTGACCAAAATGATGGTAAGTCAAAGgtttttcacacacacacacacacatagccCGTCCCTTGTGCGCTAAGGTTTTTGACAgatgtttttgataaataattatagccattaaaaaaatataatccaaCGGTTTATAGAAGATAAAAAGTTACAATCaattaagaatttaaaatttttaactttttatttttattttttttttatctattattcAATTAAACTATTTCAACGGCtgtaattatttgttaaaaaaacatTAGTTAAAAAACTTAGTAAGCTTTAcccttatatatttatatttatatatatatatatatatatatttaccatatatatattgattaattcAGAggcatacatatatgtatatgatactGATTAATTTATAACTCTCTAGGATCTACCTAGCCATGATGCTCCTGATATTAATgcatgaaatataatttataacgAGGACAAATCAATATTACTaccttataaatatatttaagggGAAAACCAAAAGTACGACTTCCATTTCATCAAGataaataatatcattttttatttattagttaagTATTTTACTTgagcaaatatatattaattattttttattt includes the following:
- the LOC107404822 gene encoding probable LRR receptor-like serine/threonine-protein kinase At1g05700, with product MEIMMMMLGTLKHFHLALLVATGGFALVAYAQDQAGFISIDCGLPKNSSYVEKTTGLFYISDAEFTDGGESVFLLPDNRGNYQQQMWSLRRFPEGIRNCYRINVTSGVKYLIRASFLYRNYDGKNTLPIFDIHLGANLWDTVNVTNASFSVVKEIIHVPPQNYIHLCLVKTGFSSPIISAIELRPMNNTAYQTQMGSIALVNRFDTGTVEKAYRYPDDIYDRFWDPYNPNNWTSLSNSSLIRNIRVRNSYHPPAIVMSTAATRKNIEDSLDFWLPNDESSSQLYYVYIHFAEIEDLKDHQIREFNISYDDVEDWYGPFSPNYSRTTTVFSPIALEAGRRISIFATRNSTLPPIVNGYEVYKVKEFLQSEADQNDVDAITILKSTYGVKRNWQGDPCTREYLWEGLSCSYHDFEAPRIISLNLSSSGLTGEIPPSVSNLKMIQILDLSNNKFTGSLPDFSQLTNLTVLNLENNILIGSVPAGLVEKWNNNMLLLSVCGNEDLISPVSCKNKQKNMAIIAIVASTVGVFVVLLTVSAIWWGLRRKRQQLIALSSTVENGSLESKKQQFTYSEVLTITKNFEKVLGKGGFGTTYHGHLGDTQVAVKMLSPSAARGHQQFHAEANLLTRVHHRNLTKLVGYCNDGTNTGLIYEYMANGNLQARLSDEYSKILMWEVRLRIALQAAQGLEYLHDGCKPPIVHRDVKSTNILLNENLQAKLSDFGLSKTFSTDSTDKSHISTTVVAGTPGYLDPEYYISNRLNEKSDVYSFGVVLLEIITGRPAISKSHHDRSIHVSNWITSIIRNGDIKRIVDSRLEGNFDINSAWKVVELAINCVSSKSTQRPSMSQVVIELKECLDKGIASTEESGDIDWKDSIETWPLNPITQLSPSVR